The Myxocyprinus asiaticus isolate MX2 ecotype Aquarium Trade chromosome 39, UBuf_Myxa_2, whole genome shotgun sequence genome window below encodes:
- the LOC127430018 gene encoding short transient receptor potential channel 2-like has product MENLTSDQWREIVNKKLPFPPELIPAIQEGNNAMVDSLLSLGDGIIRQLDESEDRLWREALNLSIRLGSEEIMTSLLLGVKFDFRQIHEALLVAVDTNQPRVVKQLLDRLDQEKGNKMDVRSFGMAIFDHSIDDSQFAPGVTPLTLACQKDLYEIVTMLTQRGHDIPLPHAISCACLECRNARQYDLLKFSLSRINTYRGIASRAYLSITSEDAMLSAFHLSRELRKLSKKEPEFKPQYLALEELCQEFAVELLGMCRNQIEVSTILNSAEGDSEDEELDEQAFEEGIPNLARLRLAVNYNQKQFVTHPICQQVLSSIWCGSLSGWRGSRTAWKLLVSLGIFITMPILCVVYWIAPKSRLGKMLKVPVIKFLLHSASYMWFLITLLAESIFMEIYRTDFASRKQNILHNSLHMIWVVGFFWFECKEVWIEGLKSYFLDLWNVLDMMVLSMYLASFALRVLIMLKGYFLCQDASAQDQCDYFTNSVREDWKQEDPQLIAETLFAVTSMLSFTRLAYILPAHESLGTLQISMGRMIDDMMRFMFILMIIGTAFLCGINNIYVPYVVSPHLGRLNETFNFLFWTMFGMANQEYVDMPDYVLAEFVGRIFYGIFTLLIVIVLLNMLIAMISNSFQKIEDDADFEWKFARSKLYLSYFREGLTMPAPFNIIPSPKALFYILRGICQKICCCCNKKTPEYPPITSVSNNTLNSSGGQGEGRVPYRLQVTKALVHRYIEAARREFEESKRKDVGNRITELNKVVGRLHTEMKDFHQKLQWRRKSEPDQANILGKYIMGAKNNFRDFDKNEAMGCQNTGLQISMYPTVEDDGREREIKAGGMVSEEREETESEGPVEPVPGGETAFETASSPAV; this is encoded by the exons ATGGAAAACCTTACG TCAGATCAGTGGCGGGAGATCGTGAACAAGAAGCTTCCCTTTCCACCAGAGTTGATTCCTGCCATCCAAGAGGGGAACAATGCAATGGTGGACAGTCTCCTTTCATTGGGTGACGGGATCATCCGTCAGCTTGATGAGTCTGAGGATCGACTATGGAGGGAAGCATTGAACCTCTCCATCCGACTAGGCAGCGAAGAAATTATGACTTCCCTTCTACTGGGTGTTAAATTTGACTTCCGTCAGATCCACGAAGCCCTACTAGTGGCTGTCGACACCAATCAACCTAGAGTCGTCAAACAGCTACTGGACCGCCTGGATCAAGAGAAAGGCAACAAGATGGACGTGCGCTCCTTCGGTATGGCCATCTTCGACCACTCCATTGACGATTCTCAGTTTGCGCCTGGAGTGACGCCACTAACGTTGGCCTGCCAGAAAGACCTGTATGAGATAGTTACGATGTTGACCCAGAGAGGCCACGATATTCCTCTCCCTCATGCTATTTCGTGTGCGTGCTTGGAGTGTCGTAATGCCCGTCAGTACGATTTGCTCAAGTTCTCGCTGTCCCGCATAAACACTTACAGAGGCATCGCAAGTCGCGCCTACCTGTCGATCACCTCAGAGGACGCCATGCTCAGTGCGTTCCACCTCAGTCGAGAGTTGCGCAAACTTTCCAAGAAAGAACCAGAATTCAAG CCACAATACCTGGCTTTGGAAGAGCTTTGCCAAGAGTTTGCTGTCGAGCTTCTTGGAATGTGCCGGAACCAGATTGAGGTCTCCACCATTCTGAACAGTGCTGAGGGAGACAGTGAGGATGAAGAACTGGATGAACAGGCATTTGAGGAAGGCATCCCCAACCTTGCTCGTCTTCGTCTGGCTGTCAACTACAATCAAAAGCAG TTTGTGACTCATCCCATCTGCCAACAAGTGCTCTCCTCCATTTGGTGCGGTAGCCTCTCGGGTTGGCGGGGGAGCCGAACTGCCTGGAAACTGCTGGTGTCTTTGGGGATTTTCATTACCATGCCAATCCTGTGTGTTGTTTACTGGATCGCCCCAAAGTCCAGG CTGGGTAAAATGTTGAAGGTTCCCGTAATTAAGTTCCTTTTACACTCGGCTTCGTACATGTGGTTCCTCATCACCCTCTTGGCTGAGTCAATCTTCATGGAGATCTACCGCACCGATTTCGCCTCCCGAAAACAGAACATTCTCCATAACTCTCTCCACATGATATGGGTTGTGG GTTTCTTCTGGTTTGAGTGTAAGGAAGTCTGGATTGAGGGTTTGAAAAGTTACTTTCTGGATTTGTGGAATGTTTTGGATATGATGGTGCTAAGCATGTATCTGGCTTCCTTCGCACTGCGTGTTCTTATCATGCTAAAGGGTTATTTCCTATGTCAAGACGCCAGTGCTCAAGACCAGTGTGACTACTTCACTAACTCAG TACGAGAGGACTGGAAACAGGAGGATCCTCAGTTGATTGCAGAAACGCTCTTTGCTGTGACGAGTATGCTCAGTTTCACACGTCTCGCCTACATTCTGCCAGCACATGAATCCCTGGGAACTCTGCAGATCTCCATGGGAAGAATGATCGATGACATGATGAG GTTCATGTTCATCCTCATGATTATTGGAACAGCATTTCTGTGTGGAATAAACAACATATATGTCCCATATGTTGTTTCTCCACATCTCGGCAG ATTAAATGAAACATTTAACTTCCTCTTCTGGACCATGTTTGGAATGGCAAACCAAGAATATGTGGACATGCCCGATTACGTTTTGGCTGAGTTTGTGGGAAGGATCTTCTATGGGATATTTACACTGCTCATTGTCATAGTGCTGTTGAACATGCTCATTGCCATGATCTCCAATTCGTTTCAAAAGATTGAG GACGATGCGGATTTTGAGTGGAAGTTTGCACGCTCAAAACTCTACCTCAGTTACTTCAGGGAGGGTCTCACTATGCCTGCTCCATTTAATATCATCCCGTCTCCAAAGGCTCTTTTTTATATCTTAAG AGGCATCTGCCAAAAGATTTGCTGTTGCTGTAACAAGAAAACCCCAGAATATCCTCCCATCACCTCTGTG tCTAACAACACCCTGAATAGCAGTGGAGGTCAAGGTGAGGGCAGAGTGCCATACCGCCTGCAGGTCACCAAAGCTCTAGTGCACCGCTACATCGAAGCTGCACGCAGAGAATTTGAAGAGAGCAAGCGTAAAG ATGTGGGGAACAGAATTACGGAGCTGAATAAAGTTGTGGGTCGACTGCacactgaaatgaaggacttccaCCAGAAGCTGCAGTGGAGACGCAAAAGCGAGCCGGACCAGGCCAACATTCTTGGCAAATATATCATGGGAGCAAAGAACAACTTCCGTGACTTTGATAAAAATGAGGCAATGGGGTGTCAAAATACAGGTCTGCAAATCAGTATGTACCCCACAGTGGAGGATGATgggagggaaagagaaatcaaaGCAGGAGGGATGGTCTCGGAGGAGAGGGAGGAGACAGAGTCCGAAGGCCCTGTGGAACCCGTTCCAGGAGGAGAAACTGCTTTTGAGACTGCTAGCTCTCCCGCTGTATGA